In Rosa rugosa chromosome 4, drRosRugo1.1, whole genome shotgun sequence, the genomic stretch ttttttttttatatatatatggggaaggtagagagttGCTCATGTGGATTAAAGTTTTGTATCTTCTAAATTCACCTTGAAAGTGGGGTTATTTGTTTTGACTTTTATGGATGATTCTTTTGGACTGATTGAAGGGCCAACTTCACTAATGATTGTCATTGCTTGTCTATGTAGGCTCTATGATGTATGACTTCTTTATAGAAAATGGTTGGCATGTGGCACCATATCAAGCTATAATCAGATCCTTCAAATACTTATGTAATCAATTTGTAGACAATTCTAATCTAGCTAGCATGCTCTATATTTGAAAACTAGTTATACTATGATTTTGTAATATGAAGTTATTTAATTGATATCATTTACTACATGAGTGCTGTTCTTTACTATGCTTGAATGAAAGGGTTTAATTGAAAGTATTGTCTattacactactacaaaaattgaatcagatGACGCCTCTCACATGACGCATCATATTTTTCCGTTATctaattaaattttattttttcggACGTCGTTTCTacaaaatctgtcgtctgatatggacTTATGAATTAGTTCAGAAGGCGTTTAAGGACAAAACCGTTGTGTGACGCTTAAAAAATTGAGCGGCAAGTTTCCCACCATGTAAGTAGTGCCAAACTCCATATCAAACTCCAAATTTCCTCTCAACATGTATTAATCATACGacgaaaaataataaaactgtGGTCTGATCAATATGTTTGGCTGAAAGAGGGAGATTTCCCATCACCATTTTTCTCTACCTCCCAAAGAGGGAAGTCAAATTGATTGGAGACAAATCCCAAATTTAAAATGACTGTATTCAGACCACATTTTTATAAAATTCTGTCGTGTGAGTCTTTGTCCAAATTGATATAGCCAGACTTGAAGCCCTGACACTTGAgcaaaacaataacaaaaatATCCACAGCTCCTCAATCTCTTGACAGcgcctcactctctctcttgaCACAGACCCATAACCAAAACCCACAACTATCAGTGCCTCCTCACTCCAACCATATCTCTTTGTTCTCGATGGTGTCGAAATTCATCAGATCTAAAACCTAGACCTCTCTCCTCTGTCCTCTCCCCGACAACCAAACCAGTTTCCGCCTCATAGAATTGATGGTGAATTCATCCCATCACTCTCTCTTCAAAACAAACCGGAGAGAGGCCTACATTGGAAACCCTATCTTCTCCAATTCTTCGAGTCCTCTTTCTCTTACATAATCCAAGGCGGCCTCTCTATATATGTTTGCAGAAGAACCCGAAGCTCGAGCTCCTTCGACCCCATGAATGGGTCAAGAAGATCGAGTCGGTGCCTAGCATAGATGACGAAGAACCCCATCGCAACTGATTCTCTCCCGAAAGGTAAATGTCCCCAATTGAATCTCTGTTAGAGTTGGATCTCGAGATACTTCGCATCTGTGGTAACCTCTCTGTTATTTCTTATTTCCATGTTGCCATTATTGGCAGTtgtctctcctctcctctctcatGCTCATCGATTGTGTTGATCTTTGATTGTAATTTGGTTACTGCGCGAATTTATGTGGATTTCGTACCATATTGATTCGCTTTTCTTTTTGGGCTCAAGAACTAATTTTGATTCGCTTTTCTTTCTGGGTATTCAGGATTTCATAAGAGAAGGACCTTCCCCAAATGGGTCTCTCAGATGCGCCCCAGAAATGGTTTCAGCTCAAATCCTCAAATAGACATCCACTCAGTGCTCTGTCTTTTCATGGCGGTCTGTTTATTCATTCTTCTCTTGTTATATGTTTTTCTTGTTCCATTTGCTCAGGTTTTGTGAAATTTGCTTGACTAATTAGTTTCAttaattatttgattggttGCTTAGAAGCATAGGTCTGCTTTCTCATGCATCATCAACTGTGTTTGTTATCTGTTGTTGTGTTCATCAATCAGATTTAGCTATAGATGAGACCAATTCTAGAATAACATAATGAATTGTTGCTGGTTTGGGTCAATCTTGGAACTGTCTGATGTTTCTGCCTATATATTTTTGTGGGTAATTTGGTATTTGTGCTTCTGCAGCAGTTCATGGTTGTATACTAGAATTACTGAACAAGAAACTTGAAAACCAGAAATGGGTATCACGTAGAGGCAATGTGTTGAGCTCCTTCACAACTAAAGCTGCTTCTTTGGAAGGTAAGGCTTTCTCTACCTTCTTGGAGCAAACCCAGCAGCTTTAGCTACTTCTAGATTAAACCCAGTTTCCAAAATTGCACAATTCAGCTTTAGCTACTTCTGCAAATCAATGAGGCTTTGGGAGAGGTCATTTAGAGCATGTATGTGAAGATTTTCAATGACAGACATTAAAAAAGATGTCCTTATCAGATATATTGATTTTTCATCTCAGGTTTCATTTCTCCTTTTGGAACAAGTACGGTTTAAGGCAGCTGATGCCGGAGACTGGAAGCTGTGGAAGTATGTGGACGAAGCTCAGTTTGGGCCTGGGCCGCCCATCAATTCGGTGTTTGTTAGGGAAAAATTAGTGAATGCAGATCAAAATTTACAAGGTTTGCTTATATCACTCACACTTCAGCATTAGAAATATCTTTTTTCGATTTTAGGAAGCTCACTAGTTTTCGTTTCAGTTAGATATATTCGAATATAAAGTTGTTTGATTTTAGCATCATCGTATTCATCTGCTTTCTCACGAACTAGTTTATCAATCACAGCATAGACTGGTAAATCTTCACCATTATATCGAAAAGTGATAGATTCACTAAGAGGAAAAGATATTTCACCTATTGATGGTACATCCAGAACATAACCGATAGTAAACTTACCGTGAGTAGACTCAGTAGTGTAAGCGTACTTGATTAGTAAGTGCAATACAGCTAAAACTATCAGATCACACTGATTACATCTTAAGTATggctctttgaaaattaatcCAGCTATTATCAACCCAGGATAAGGTCTAATGCAATACTCACGTTCGATACTAAAAAGTAAACTGTAGTATAATGCCATTATTTGATTCCGGGTCATTACAAGTGTAATGCATAAGAGAAATCCCCCTCTTTAAATCACGCATACAAGATTTGAATTCTTCGCATTTAGAATTGTATGCGGCGCTAATATTATCTTCATCTATTCTACCATTATGTATACATAATGGATAAGCATATCTCCTATAAGTTATAAGTATACATTGATTCCTCTGTTCCCACAGTTTCTTCTTAGAACTACTAATTTTCTTTGGTATTCTATCATTCAAGATTTGTTGAAGATAATCAATTGGAAGTGGTCTATCAAAGTAATGAGGAACTGTATGCCCAACCAGCAGATTACGAGTAATATAAAAGTTAATTAAAGTTAAAGGATTAACTAAAACTTCTATTAAAGTCTAGCTTTCCGCATGGATTCGATAATATGTTTTATACTAGAGAAAAAATATAGGAAACAAATGTATTTTTAGACTTGGATGAAAATGTTTTAGCAATGTATTAACAAGAGGATTTTTTGTCGTTGAACAAAGCGGTGGTTTTATGTCTGGAAGATTAGGCAAGTCCTGTACTTAATATAAATCGAAGGCTGTAggagaaataaaaaaatggtGAAAAATATGCTGTTTTGGTAAGATATGTGGGACTTATGTTAAATGTACACATGCAGAGACGTGTAAGTGGATGTCGGTCGAAAGCTGTCTAAGCTGGCTTCAGGAAGTGAAACCAAGATGTGAGCGTGTGGGGCCTTTGATAGTTGTTGGGCTTCCAAATGAATTTGCACAAACAAGAGAGTTGCAGATCCCATCGACCTTACCTTACCAGGTTTGCCTACTGCATTTCTAGATGGATTGAGTATGCTTTAATAAGCTTCAAGGATGGATGTACATGGAAGCATTCATAAGGAACCTTGTAATAATCCGGATGTTATTAGAATTGCTTAGAATGGCCTATGTTTACCTTTCCTCTTTttatatgtaattaaaaccCACTCACCAGCTATTGAACTTGAGGGAACCGTTTGGTGAACTGTCCTGGCTTATTTCATTCTCCTTGATTAGATGCGTTTTGACCTTCAATATCTGATTTAACAGCTCTACTGAGAAAATAAGTTTGCGAATTTGATGACCATGGTGTTCAAGTACTGGTTCTGTTGTTTTATTTTACTGCACAATTTTTATCAAGCATTACAGATTCATATCTTTGTTTGTGGTCTTATAGAATTAAGGAgtaaaaatttattttcaattcagGAGTACCCTCCTGGTGTTGTGCTTGTACCTATGGCAAGCAGGACAGGAAAACCTTTTCGTACAACAAACCTGGTTGTTTTTGCACCTAAAAATGTTCCAAATGATTCTGAAAAGAATGGTTTTATCGCGTGTGGAGATGCGTTGATAGTGGATCTTGGGTGTCAGTCTAAATTCCATGAAGAGGTATGGCATGTTAGTTTGCTCTGCTGCGCCTGGAAAATGGTTTATTTTTAGCCATCTTTTACCAGGTCTCTTGTAAAAGAATTAGTGTTTACAGATTTTATTGTGATAGTAGGTTTTGCTAAGACTGGAACCAGCTTTATTTTTCATCTGTTACAATTTCAACAGTCTGTACAGAGTGCTTACCAGTTTAGTTCttaatcaaggttctaaaaatcgctaggcgctagtcgggcggtggtcAGGGGACTAGCGCCCAGGGGTCTAGGCGGTGCCTAGGCggtttaattttttaaattttaattttatttttataatatttatttatataattataaacgtataaagacttttttttttttttagaaagacAACATAAAGTCATTGGTcaacccaaaataaaaaattaaaactctAGCTAATTATGGTtggtaaaaaatatatatataatttttttatttatgttaagCTTGTCAAAATGGAGCAGCTCGTGGCTCCTTACTAACCAAAGATTCAATCTATCTTTCTTAACCAACTGCTTCACACCTCTTCGTGTTGCATCACACCTCTTCGTGTCCCAGTATTTCCTCGTTCTTCCCTGCCATTCGCACAAGCCCTGACTTCATTCTCAGTAACTCACTCCCCCCATATTTTAATCCAAACCAAATATATCAAGAAAGCCTCTAATTATAGGAAAGATCAGTGCGACGATTCGTCAGATTAACAAAATCAgtgcagagagagaaagaaagagattgattattcgaggagagagagaggtactGTCAAGGAGAGAGAAGGATTTTCAGAGTTAGATTGGCAGCCTATTGAAAGAGAGAGGCGGCGAGAGTTGAGGAGAGAGACATGGGTTAGCTGGCCCGCCTAGCCGCCAGCCCGCCCAGAACGCCTAGGCGCCCGTCAAGCTCTTCTAGGTCTCCGCTTAAATTCAAATACGATTTTTTGAGCGACTAGGCCTTAATCGGGGCGGTCATCTACCTTCGAGCGCCTAGACGCCGCCTCGAGCGCCTAGACGCCGCCTAGAGCCTTTTTTAGAACACTGTTCTTAATATAGATCGTTTTTCTTTCTGTATTATCAGCTCAgattttttgcaccaacagtgtctggagactcggGTGACTaacaatatgatacccgaacttataaagttatcaatatgatacccaaACTCAATTTTTCGTATCTCCGTCATATCCAGAGTCATTTTCCGTCACAGAGCCGTCAAATTTGACCACGTGCAACGCACATGACTTAGTAACggagggcaaaaaagactttttcaACTAATATCAGCCCTAAACTCGATCAAATCCCCAAATTCTTCCAAAATAACAACACTCGAACAAAAAAAtgagggctaaatactggttactaccatGTGGtctaggtccaaaatcaattcagttcctggacttctaattttatcaaaaacacctctgcagtttcaattttgatctaataggtccaatctgttagtcttccgataattgagtcatttaacttgttgacttGACtaatatatggcctatgttttatgatgtggtgttgaggtggtatacatagtcaatttaggagtgggtctcactattagaaatccatcaaataaaaagtttttcatcaaCCCATatcagaatattaacgaattggacctattagatcaaaattgaaagtacaggggtgtttttgatgaaattagaagtccagggactgaattgattttggacctaaaccacagggtagtaaccagtatttagcccaaaaaatgacCAAACTCATTCCCAAACTTGGATTCAGAAAATGCCTCAAAAATAATGGGGTGCCTTCGATTCAAGACCAAGGTGAGAAGGAGATGATATGCTTGGCATATCGACCAGAGAATATGCTTCACAATCTCATCATCAACACCAAAACCAGGTGGATATGAACACCAAATGGCCAACCCAGATTTCTAGGCCAAAccatttctatttcctttttcatctgCAAATTGCAAACAGATGGGATGATGGCATTTTCTAGCAAGACAATCAACCAGACGATAACTTTTTTCAATCAATGCAAAACCGAAAGCACAATCGAATCCAATTCTCTGACGGACAGACACCGTCGGAGACTCCATCTCGTCTGAGTTCTCCGAGCACAGCTCGCTCGACGGCGTCgtttctttgaatttattgCTGGCCAGAGCGGTGTAGACGATTCCACAACTTGGCCTCCAGATCCAGAAGCAGCGAGCTAACGAAAATGACTTCGTTGAGATCTAGAGCAGCAAGAGGAAAGCAGTGAGTGCTCGTCAGAGCAGGAACAATTGAAATTAACACCATGTATATCAATGTAACAAGAAATGAAGCTTGTTGACATTCGCCTGGCTAACCCACCAAACACAAGTGTTCTGAGTTCAAAGCATGAATATTGAAAAACACCCATATCCCGAAACCAACAAGACTGGTCAAACCAAGCCAAACCCAGATGAGAAAGAATTAAAATACAAGAACCCAGATTTCTGAAAACAtcaaaaaccaaagaaaatcacAGCAAAATACTCCAATTCAATGTCATGGATGCTGTAATCGTCTCCCTCTTCACTTTCACACCTGATTCGCCATCTCCAACTCCTCAAAACTCACCACTCTTGAAATTATCAATCCAATCCATACATGGTTTTCAAGATCAAACAGTCCACCACTCCCTATGAAATTTTCTTAGGAAACTCAATTGTTTTTTGTTGGAAATAAAATGGGTATTGAATTTAACAAAGTGGGTATGAAAAGGATGAAGTAGATATATGGTAGAAGATGGAGACTTATAGCACATTGGAATTGCAGGTACATTCAATTGTTCTACTAGAGGTTTTAATCTCCAATTAAATCAGTTGGGTTCCCTTAGATCAGCTCGAGATCAAACTTGGGCTTCTTGGGTTTGACGGCCAGATTATCACTAGAACTAGGGTGAGTTCTTGATGATTTAGATTAGGCGGAAGAAGAAgccgaaaaagaagaagaaagaaaaggggaaaaaaaaaagtttttgagggtaaatcagtCTTTTTGTCCTCATTTAGTGACTCACGTGAGTCACACGTGCTCAAACTAACGGCCCTGTGACGGAAAATTGACGGAGGTACGATGTTGATGATAAAAAGTGAGTCTaggtatcatattgataactttgtaagttcgggtatcatattgtcagtcacccaagtctctagacactgttggtgcaaaaaaccctaTCAGCTCAAACAAATTGTAGTTGCTTTGCCGAGAAAGTTAATTGTGTTTGTTACATTCGTTTCTCAACTAATTTTTCTCCTTTTGTTCTCTCCTGCTCCTTATAGGCTTTGGATAAATCGAAGTATATGAATGGCCTTCGAGCAGTAAGGAAGCACATTCAGAAGCTGAAACTGGACCATGAGTTGCTTAAAGCACATGCTAAAAGAAAAGTTGAATTTAGTTCTGATGCTATTGAAGAAACTTCAGAAGATATTGAGAGTGTAGAGTCTGGGAGCTCCTCAAACTTCAAGCTCCTCAGACTCTAATGAGGCCATGAGAACAGCAAAGCTTGCAAAGCTAGACACTGAAGTAAATTTCTGGATGTATTTTGATAGGAGAGTACTATTAGATGTACTCCTTTTGTGGATAAAAGATTATCTTTGTACAATCCATTTTGGTGCATGATGTGGATTATAAcaatttcttctatatatatatatatatatatatatatatatatatatatatatatatatatatatatatatatatatacagattttatccagagcgaggcctcgctttgaaatttcagagcgaggttagggtttatggtcactttttggtctcatatccacatctcgaccgttcagtttttaggtactaatgtatagatcatgtatgcaaaatttcagccaaattgatgatctttaaggtatctaactcacttaaaccagtggacgaactgaatttgtccaacctaaaccgtactagctttaaggcagttatcaatgccttgacgaccatcaatttggttgaaattttgcaaagatgatctatacattagtagctaaaaactgaatggtcgagatgtgaaaatgcgaccaaaaagtgaccctaaaccctaacctcgttctgaaatttcagagcgaggcatcgctctggataggatctgatatatatatgtattgatcAGTTACTATTAATTTGGTCATTTTTGATTCCACATCCAGCAAATATAATGCATTGAATCATTCTATTAGGAAAGTAATAACCACCAAAAAAACTGTCGTATGTACACAATATTCACAACAATCTCAAaataaaactgtcgtctgaacttAAAACAGATAACGGATGCTATGAAAAAACAGTTGTATGAATAAAACTCACACAACGGCCTTAAAATAAAGCGACCTCTGAATcacaatcacacaacagtttctaAAGTCGCCCGTTGTTTGAAGAACAGTCACACTACAGCTAATGTTGTTGCCAGCATGTTGTCGACATGCTGCTGAGCCTTTCACACGACGGTTCCCTATAATCAACATTCATCAGACGGCGCCTCGATATACGACGGTTTGCCTCCATATCAGACGACGGTTTTTAGCCgtcgtctgattcaatttttgtagtagtgttagAAGAGTGAATGGAGACATCTTTTACAACACGCAAAATGACATTTTATGACACGCAAAATGGCATTTTACGACATGCAAAATGGTCTTTTAAGACACGTAAAATGGTATTTTATGGCACACAATCAAAGTTATAAAACATCTTTCACGGCGCACAAAATAGTGTTTTACGACGCACAAAAAATgttttttacggcgcacattttGTGTGCCCCAAGAGAAATTAGACTTTTACGACACGCTTCTTTATGCCGTATAGttgtcttttacggcacacattgtGTGTCGTAAAAGACCAATTTTGCTGTAGTGTTCATTTAAATATGCCACTGCTGTTACCTATAGTACTGCTTGAAATGGAACGAAGGCAATTGATAATTGGTTAAGACTTGCACCAAAGGAAAAGATTTACTTCTCCATAGAGCCGGCCTTGGGGTAGGCTTAATAGGCTCCCGTCTAGAGGCCCCAATTCTATGGGCCCCAAAATTTGTGAGTTTCTATGTATAaacttttttttgaagaatagataatttcattaacttatccatggccagaagacaCGTACATCAGATTCTGTCtcataccaaaatcataaatgacCCAATCTATCAAGCAAAGGACAAAtgaccctcactgttaacacatacgctcacttattgagcatAACTACAGGAAAACAAATCCTCATTACTAACCTCTCTTTGGATAGTAAACCTAGTCGcttagagacctcaattggtgtacaactagagaaaactAATATGAAAGTAGTAGAAGACCAAATTTCTAGTAATAGACAAGAAGACTAGGAAAACCTaaagctttcctttgcccttatcaCGAGCCTCCAACTGCAACATAATGATCCTCCGAGATCCCAAATACCAAATCCTGAAGAAACAGAGCCTATTCACATGGTCCACCAAAGAGCCCAATTCCAACAGGTACTCAAAACAGGTTTGGACACTCCAGGTCCATTTGATTTTAGCCtcaaaactgatttgggcacccaaactGATTTGGGCCAACCAATCCATTTGGGCCCCTTAGATGATTTGGGCACCCCACTTACCGCTACTTTGTCAATCACGGCGGGTGCCGCCGCTACCACTCCTTTTCCAATTTGAGCAGCAGATGCAGCCACCGCCATCATCTCAGATCCGGTCACCCCACCGGCGTGCTCTGCTTTCTCCAAAGCCTGGTACGCTTCACGGTGCACGGTGACTATCTCCGCCACTTCCACAGATTGGAGCGCAAAGGCCTGCATCGCCATCAATCATAATTTTACCGCTTTGATCCGAGTCTAGAGGTCGCTCGTCTGCCAAACAGGGCCTCTCATCTCTTGGCTTCCTGGCTTCATGCGCCAGTCATTCCCGACTGTGTACAGCCCAGACTTGAGCCGGCCTCGCCTCGGCCTAATCCGACATGGCCATTCTTCTGCCCAATCAACATTGAGTCAGATCGGACCGAAGCACCGATCCATATCCCTCACATCAACTATTTCCTTGCGGCACGAAGAGGTGATGAATAACCTAGGGCTAAGTTGGGTGGTCGCCGCACAAGATCGGCTCTTGAGTGTCATCAGCAGATGATGTAGAAGGGAGACCGATACCGGCCGCTATGGTTGAGGGCTAGGGTTTAGATTTCACCAGAGCCCCATTTTTATATATAATATTCTATATATAAACTTTGATAGATAGAAATACTAATGTACTACTAGTCTACTACATAGATCAGTTTCCACTGCATGGGATAATTAAACAATAATTGTATAAGTAAAAGACAAACTCAACTCAAGTATTAGTTTTAGAGTAAACAACCTGGTCTTTTAGAAAGACTATAAGCAAGTATATGAACTTTTCTCACCATCGAAGTCTTGGAAGTCTAAACTTTTCAAGCATTCGTACCAACTCAGCAAGTATTGCTATATTACATTTATATAATTTCAGACTAGCATGAGAACCCGCGCGTTGCCGCGGGACAGATTTTCTACTTTAATCTCTTTATGTTCGATTTTAAGTATTTGGTTGACAAAGATAACTAAGATGTGTTTACATGAAACGAAAAATATGTGTTAAACAAATTGTTTTAGAACTTAATTTACATTGTATGAATCTAGTTCAAGGATGTGCATTTTGTATGCAGTCTTTCCACAAAACATTATATTATCGAAATAATGGTGGATTTCACTTCATCACAAAAGATCGCTATGTAGGGAGCAAAAAAGGTCTTCACAGCTTCATATAAATCAGTGTCTTATCAAAAAAATGTTGTCATGTAGGAAGCAAAAATATATGCACATCTTCATTGATCTTCTACTGACAGTGTTCTAAAGATGGTCCTTCAGTTTTCAGTCTTGCTTGGCATGCACTTGATGTGATTTTGGAAGACACTCTCATGTGCACTTGTATTTTGAAGCTTTGAGAAATAGATAAAATATTAATTAGCAATTGTTATACACTACGAAGAAAAAGAATAACaattaagaaacaaaataaattcaaTGCATAAACATATGGCCAATCAAAGTCTTCTGACTGTCACAGTAACAATCAAACAATACTAACTCACTCATACTCATAATTTCAGAAAGATGGAATATCATGAAGGCAGGTCTGTAGGTCCTCTCAGAGTTGTCCAAAGAACCAAGTTAGGTGATTTGAATCCCAAAAACACAGTTACTATTGTATAGTTTTATAGCTTGATTAAACTATTAACAATAAATAGATGGCCAATTACTCCTTTCTAGTTTAATCAGTTTGATAGCAAAATCATCATTAATCTCATCTCCATTCATTTACATTTGTATTACAAAATTTAGAAACAACAAACTCAATCAAGAAAAAACGAACATATGCATCTTTCAGATGCTATATTTGCCAAAGAAACTAAAGTCATTGAAAAGctattaaaaacaaaattaaactaAAGCTGTTGAAAACAACATATGCTATATTTGCCAAGGAAAAAGAACAATGTTAAGGTTAATATATACCCAGCTTCCACTACGCATTTTTCATatctaaaataataaaatgtCCATGatccaaaacattaagcaactaAATATTAAGTTAGACAAAGCCATAACAAAATCTAGTCAGGCCGACTCGTGACGCTACTGCTGCTTTATTCATATACAATCTTTCTCGCAAATCGAACACAGATGATGGTTGAATAATCAATTATTAGGATACTCAATCGTAAAAACCACTCAAATCCTTTACTCTCTGTCGCTTGCTGAAAATCACAGTATTCTGAAGCTCATACACATAGGTAACATTTGACTCACTACCTACTATTAATAGCAGATACATGCATCATCTATCTATGGTCTTCGATTAGCATATACCTAACTTGGTGTATGGTCTTAATTTTAACGATGAGGAGGCAAGAGAAGCATCAGAAATAAGTGTTATACATGGAGGCTGGGGCAGGTAGGGAATCCTTCCCTATGTCGATATGTGATTCATAGTTCTATAGCCATACAAAAACAGATTCGGAAAAGAATTCAGCATCAAAGATAAGAATCAACAATCTAATGACACAGGACATACACAACATGAATTTAAATGTCGAATGGTAAGCATAGAACCAGCATTAGCACCTTGAAACGAATTTTCCATAATGTATTATATATTTCCCTATGTCCAGAGTAGGAGCTTCAATTTATGGGTAGCACATAACATATAACACAAAACATCAATACAAAACTTCGAGAAAGTACTTCTGACCAAACTGATTCCCAGGAAACTGATACCATATGGTTATAGTAGATTACCAGTAAAACTTGATGAGACTAAaccaatcaaaaccaaaaacccttttgacccaaaaccaaattgaaatcACATTCAAACAAAATTCCACACtccaccaaaacaaaaaccaataatACTGTAATTGAAGGGTTCATGACAGTAACAGTCAAGTACATCAAATAGTTATGTTAATTCAAAATGCATGAGTTTTAACAGCAGGCAACAAAAGAGAGTTTGATAATTCAAGCATTTTCACACATTAGTACATTAATCTAAGGCAGTTACTGGTACCAGGTTGGTCATCAACATTCTGACAAAATGCAAGGCCTAATAATGTCTAGATCTATCTATGATGCTCTGAATCCTAATCCTATCACAGGTTTTGTTaacaaattttttgttttttttaatcattcacCGAATTGGACCCCTTTAGATAATTTTGAATCCCAACAGTAGGTCTGTTAACTTTTCAGTAGTAAAAGCAGGGGGAGTCTGCCTCAAAAGCATAAAAAAATTTGCTGATGAAAAGCAAAGATATACATGCAGGTAAAGAGAGTACTCCACCCAATTTACAAAGAAAATCCAAAGCAGAAAAGAACACAATTGGCAATCAACTTACTTGATACAAAATCACCTCAAGCTTTTAGCTGGGCTCACCGTCTTCCAGAAAGACCAATACCAAACAATGACTGCAACTAAACTAAGTTTTAAGCTGGGCTCACCCTTTTTAAGTAGAAACCAAAACATAAACGTCATGAATGAATTAATATCCCAGACAAACATTTATCTTCTTAATCTCAATATTGACAGTAGAATCAGAGACTTTTCTCTTGATACCAACACTAAATGGCC encodes the following:
- the LOC133745004 gene encoding uncharacterized protein LOC133745004, whose product is MTKNPIATDSLPKAVHGCILELLNKKLENQKWVSRRGNVLSSFTTKAASLEDIKKDVLIRYIDFSSQVSFLLLEQVRFKAADAGDWKLWKYVDEAQFGPGPPINSVFVREKLVNADQNLQETCKWMSVESCLSWLQEVKPRCERVGPLIVVGLPNEFAQTRELQIPSTLPYQEYPPGVVLVPMASRTGKPFRTTNLVVFAPKNVPNDSEKNGFIACGDALIVDLGCQSKFHEEVWHVSLLCCAWKMVYF